In one window of Armatimonadota bacterium DNA:
- the smpB gene encoding SsrA-binding protein SmpB, protein MGPLGVHAEDQVRRIFEVRLRVHANRALDLLAVFRRSDPHQLAAGDGHCVHRKDPDHRQRDTRQLGFSKSHSPRLLFRTKRCIERSLDSERLLRYSDFAPATGAPQLSDIRVIAVNRKARHDYSIEDTFEAGLVLTGGEIKSVRAGKVALRDSYARPERDELWLDNMHIAAYDPASYDNPDPRRPRKLLLHRREIDRLIGKAQEKGLTLIPLRLYLRNGYAKVELGLARGKRQYDKRRAIAQRDLDRDKERELSGRAPKRGERGS, encoded by the coding sequence ATGGGGCCGCTCGGTGTCCACGCGGAAGATCAGGTACGTCGCATCTTCGAGGTCCGTTTGCGCGTCCACGCGAATCGTGCCCTTGACCTGCTGGCCGTTTTTCGGCGAAGTGATCCGCACCAGCTCGCCGCCGGCGACGGTCATTGCGTCCACCGCAAAGATCCAGATCACCGCCAGCGCGATACGCGCCAGTTGGGGTTTTCGAAGTCTCATTCTCCGCGCCTCCTCTTTCGCACGAAGCGTTGTATCGAGAGGTCGCTTGACAGCGAACGCTTGTTACGGTATAGTGATTTTGCGCCAGCAACCGGCGCACCGCAATTGTCGGATATCAGAGTTATAGCGGTTAACCGCAAGGCCCGGCACGACTACAGTATCGAGGATACGTTCGAAGCCGGGCTCGTTTTGACCGGCGGCGAGATAAAGTCCGTGCGCGCCGGCAAGGTCGCCCTGCGCGACAGCTACGCGCGGCCGGAGCGGGATGAGCTGTGGCTGGATAACATGCACATTGCGGCATACGATCCCGCCAGCTACGACAACCCCGATCCGCGGCGGCCGCGCAAGCTGCTGCTCCACCGGCGTGAGATCGACCGGCTCATCGGCAAGGCGCAGGAAAAGGGGCTAACCCTTATCCCGCTGCGGCTGTACCTGCGCAACGGCTACGCCAAGGTGGAGCTTGGGCTGGCGCGCGGGAAGCGACAATACGACAAGCGCCGCGCCATTGCCCAGCGCGATCTGGACCGCGACAAGGAACGCGAGCTCAGCGGCCGCGCCCCCAAACGCGGGGAGCGCGGTTCCTAG